One Numida meleagris isolate 19003 breed g44 Domestic line chromosome 6, NumMel1.0, whole genome shotgun sequence genomic region harbors:
- the INSM2 gene encoding insulinoma-associated protein 2, which produces MSSSGAAGCRAATAPGVIEHSERQRSSRSDAPRHLLCDLTKRSRGAVERRAPTAVPAAPPAPRRKTRQGGRLGLAAGDGCRHGRRWAPKGAPAVTPPGCRARGCRRAPYRVPRSATRERPRPGVHRRGRIARSAPAPTKLPPPPRTPLPAAPPPPVPALKRPSRAKAPAKKAKATRKLSFADEVTTSPVLGLRIKEEGPEGRPGAEPPGARTPLGEFICQLCKERYADPLALAQHRCSRIVRVEYRCPECHKIFSCPANLASHRRWHKPRPGPSAEGPAAAPAGKENSPERRPRAAPQPPPPPPPRQHLGGADSGAPAPGAEAFSCPCCQKRFRRQAYLRKHLGTHGAPRPAPLGPPERGQLSFGCHLCGARFPSADIRDKHRLWHAVRDELLLPPPPGRPEGGGAAGGERQGFPCKQCPATFFSAPGLARHASKCHPAEGRQVLLLQVPVRPGC; this is translated from the exons ATGTCCAGCAGCGGGGCCGCTGGGTGCCGTGCCGCAACAGCTCCAGGGGTGATAGAGCATTCCGAGCGGCAGAGGAGCTCGAGGAGCGACGCTCCGCGACACCTGCTCTGCGACTTGACGAAACGCTCTCGAGGTGCAGTAGAACGGCGTGCGCCGACAGCCGTGCCCGCAGCCCCTCCAGCTCCCCGGAGGAAAACCCGGCAGGGCGGACGGCTCGGCCTCGCTGCGGGTGACGGCTGCCGGCACGGCCGGCGGTGGGCACCGAAGGGTGCTCCTGCCGTGACCCCGCCGGGCTGCCGGGCCCGGGGATGCCGCCGTGCTCCGTACCGTGTACCCCGCTCGGCGACGAGGGAGCGGCCGCGCCCCGGGGTGCACCGCAGGGGCCGCATCGCCCGCTCCGCGCCCGCCCCGACA AAGCTGCCGCCGCCTCCCCGCACGCCGCTgcccgcggccccgccgccgcccgtCCCAGCGCTGAAGCGGCCGTCACGGGCCAAGGCGCCCGCCAAGAAGGCGAAGGCCACGCGGAAGCTGAGCTTCGCCGACGAGGTGACCACCTCGCCCGTGCTGGGGCTGCGCATCAAGGAGGAGGGCCCCGAGGGGCGGCCGGGCGCGGAGCCGCCGGGGGCCCGCACGCCGCTGGGCGAGTTCATCTGCCAGCTGTGCAAGGAGCGCTACGCCGACCCGCTGGCGCTGGCCCAGCACCGCTGCTCCCGCATCGTGCGCGTCGAGTACCGCTGCCCCGAGTGCCACAAGATCTTCAGCTGCCCCGCCAACCTGGCCTCGCACCGCCGCTGGCACAAACCGCGGCCCGGCCCCAGCGCCGagggccccgccgccgccccggcGGGCAAGGAGAACAGCCCCGAgcggcggccccgcgccgccccgcagcccccgccgccTCCGCCTCCCCGTCAGCACCTCGGCGGCGCGGACAGCGGCGCTCCGGCCCCCGGCGCGGAGGCGTTCTCGTGCCCGTGCTGCCAGAAGCGGTTCCGGCGGCAGGCCTACCTCCGCAAGCACCTGGGCACGCACGGCGCCCCGCGGCCCGCCCCCCTCGGGCCGCCCGAGCGCGGGCAGCTCTCCTTCGGCTGTCACCTGTGCGGCGCCCGCTTCCCCTCGGCGGACATCAGGGACAAGCACCGGCTGTGGCACGCCGTGCGGGAcgagctgctgctgccgccgccgccaGGGCGGCCCgagggcggcggggcggcgggcggcgagCGGCAGGGCTTCCCCTGCAAGCAGTGCCCCGCCACCTTCTTCAGCGCGCCCGGGCTGGCGCGGCACGCCAGCAAGTGCCACCCGGCGGAAGGCAGGCAggtcctgctgctccaggtgcCCGTCCGCCCGGGCTGCTAG